From the Synergistetes bacterium HGW-Synergistetes-1 genome, one window contains:
- a CDS encoding ABC transporter substrate-binding protein — protein sequence MSQMQKSFTRLFCILPCFFLITVLNSTTASAGERFDPEKVYGPRIEKLCMVIITNADSQVLAAEKGELDIVSDISRPSDIDRLSRDPGLSMSLARGFHAFFLLLNNKSRPWDDPEVRHAAAEAIDRNNMVRTIYSGYCEPINSWLPPVSPWSLPESTKNIYDKASAKKRLSAKGYKWSITGGLIYPDGTPVGKMKLLTPLARVAPTTAELAEQIADSLRSVGFPVDVEPMDFSAMIGKLDRKEYSLGVIAWSMGKNPDSLYSFYHSSMDMPGGYNMTSTHDPALDDVLLRLRYAKNRADAETASKKSQLLLAELMPSIPVYSRFSVSAVSKKWKNVFSNEKMTADNMWTLIMAEPADGKERPLNMVLAEEPRNLNPFVASSAYSWQILGLIYESLIGTDPFTLDDMPSLAESWSVETVTNDGKEHTRLTFRLRKGLKWSDGSPLTAGDVKATLDFLKKNSIPRFFDSVKNISSVRVTDSTQLTVDMDGTSYWYLDNIGGLPCMPAKVLQKVNDWQNWNPIDPKGKFGPYGLVGAGPFMLDEYRPGEFVMMKRNNHYRMLEKKNVRTE from the coding sequence ATGAGCCAAATGCAAAAAAGTTTCACCAGGCTGTTCTGTATCCTTCCCTGTTTCTTTTTGATCACAGTTCTGAATTCAACTACTGCCTCAGCAGGTGAAAGGTTTGATCCGGAGAAGGTATACGGTCCGCGGATAGAAAAACTGTGCATGGTAATTATCACAAATGCCGACTCCCAGGTCCTGGCTGCTGAAAAAGGAGAACTTGATATTGTAAGTGACATCAGCCGACCTTCAGATATTGACAGGCTCAGCAGGGATCCGGGGCTTTCAATGTCGCTTGCCAGGGGATTCCACGCATTTTTCCTGCTGCTCAACAATAAGAGCAGACCATGGGATGACCCTGAAGTAAGGCATGCCGCGGCAGAAGCAATAGACAGGAACAATATGGTGCGTACCATATACTCCGGATACTGCGAACCGATAAACAGCTGGCTGCCTCCGGTATCACCATGGTCCCTGCCGGAAAGCACAAAGAACATTTATGACAAGGCATCTGCAAAAAAACGTCTCAGCGCAAAAGGATACAAATGGAGCATTACAGGCGGCCTGATATATCCTGACGGAACTCCTGTGGGTAAAATGAAGCTTCTGACGCCCCTTGCACGGGTAGCGCCTACAACAGCGGAGCTTGCAGAACAGATAGCTGATTCTCTGAGGTCAGTCGGTTTTCCTGTTGATGTCGAGCCGATGGATTTCTCTGCAATGATAGGTAAACTTGACAGAAAAGAATATTCCCTTGGCGTCATCGCATGGAGCATGGGGAAGAACCCTGATTCTCTCTACTCCTTCTATCACAGCTCAATGGACATGCCCGGCGGCTACAACATGACGTCGACCCATGACCCGGCCCTTGACGATGTCCTTTTGAGGCTGAGATACGCAAAAAACAGAGCAGATGCAGAAACTGCGTCGAAAAAATCACAACTGCTTCTGGCTGAACTTATGCCCTCCATCCCTGTTTACAGCAGATTTTCTGTTTCAGCGGTCTCAAAAAAATGGAAAAATGTTTTTTCCAACGAAAAAATGACGGCGGATAATATGTGGACGCTCATCATGGCGGAGCCTGCGGACGGTAAAGAGCGGCCACTCAATATGGTCCTTGCTGAAGAGCCGCGGAACCTGAATCCTTTTGTGGCAAGCAGCGCATATTCCTGGCAGATCCTCGGCCTTATATACGAAAGCCTGATCGGCACGGATCCTTTCACGCTTGACGATATGCCTTCACTCGCGGAGTCCTGGTCTGTTGAAACTGTAACAAATGACGGGAAGGAACATACAAGGCTGACTTTCAGGCTCCGAAAAGGCCTCAAATGGAGTGACGGAAGCCCTCTCACTGCAGGAGATGTAAAAGCTACCTTAGATTTTCTCAAAAAAAACAGTATCCCCAGATTTTTTGACTCTGTCAAAAACATCAGTTCCGTGAGGGTGACAGACAGCACCCAGCTTACTGTGGACATGGATGGAACGAGTTACTGGTACCTCGACAACATCGGGGGACTTCCGTGCATGCCGGCAAAGGTGCTGCAAAAGGTAAACGACTGGCAGAACTGGAACCCGATAGACCCAAAAGGCAAGTTCGGTCCCTATGGTCTTGTGGGTGCCGGCCCGTTCATGCTTGATGAATACAGGCCGGGTGAGTTTGTAATGATGAAAAGAAATAATCACTATCGTATGCTCGAAAAGAAAAATGTGAGGACCGAATGA
- a CDS encoding ABC transporter permease — MTDILKRKSVILLICIFLTGFLGPMLITGHPSDVTGAPFARPVWWNAKLPLSSEYTVGNKAVDINWDKLPPEIFALNGRITADPVKEVRIIWSTPHGEKVLDILRGSDVYWINMDGRDMIFKQKLGLPLIGKSVEHLFPSKGRYTIRIDGAEETELSLSLSGGREGLLGTDQRGRDVLTLLIFGIRTSLIVGISATLIASLLGLGLGLATGYIGGWFDALVMRIVDVLLSIPTLPIMMVLAGLWGKGLWQLVLILSIFSWMGTARSVRALVLTVRESPWVEGLRVLGAKRGYILRRHLVPEAAPILLANIALGVPGAILAEAGLAFLGLSDSRLISWGRMLHEAHSFGAFTEGAWWLLIPPGLGIVALCLIFMDIGRYLEEKIDPRLGSGKNA; from the coding sequence ATGACGGACATCCTGAAACGGAAGAGCGTCATCCTGCTCATCTGCATATTCCTGACAGGCTTCCTTGGTCCGATGCTTATAACGGGGCATCCGTCCGATGTGACCGGGGCACCATTTGCGAGACCCGTATGGTGGAATGCGAAACTTCCCCTCTCTTCGGAATATACGGTGGGAAACAAAGCTGTTGATATCAACTGGGACAAATTGCCTCCTGAAATTTTTGCACTCAATGGGAGGATAACAGCCGATCCTGTAAAAGAAGTAAGGATAATATGGTCCACACCTCATGGAGAAAAGGTACTGGATATTCTCAGAGGAAGCGATGTCTACTGGATAAATATGGACGGCAGGGACATGATCTTCAAGCAGAAGCTCGGACTTCCGCTTATAGGAAAAAGCGTAGAACATCTTTTTCCTTCGAAGGGAAGATACACTATACGCATAGATGGTGCCGAAGAAACAGAACTTTCGCTCTCACTTTCCGGAGGCAGGGAGGGCTTGCTGGGTACAGACCAGAGAGGCCGTGACGTTCTGACGCTCCTTATTTTCGGCATCCGTACCTCCCTGATCGTTGGCATAAGCGCAACGCTCATTGCAAGCCTGCTGGGGCTTGGACTGGGTCTTGCAACAGGATACATCGGAGGATGGTTCGACGCTCTTGTGATGAGGATCGTAGATGTATTGCTCTCGATACCGACCCTGCCAATAATGATGGTCCTGGCAGGGCTGTGGGGAAAAGGCCTGTGGCAGCTGGTACTCATACTTTCCATATTTTCATGGATGGGAACGGCGCGTTCGGTCAGGGCGCTTGTGCTCACCGTGAGAGAAAGTCCCTGGGTGGAGGGACTGAGGGTCCTGGGGGCAAAACGTGGATACATTCTCCGGCGCCACCTTGTCCCTGAGGCGGCACCGATACTCCTTGCAAATATTGCGCTGGGAGTCCCGGGTGCGATACTGGCCGAGGCAGGGCTGGCTTTTCTGGGACTCTCGGATTCGAGGCTCATATCATGGGGACGGATGCTGCATGAGGCGCATTCCTTTGGAGCTTTCACGGAAGGCGCATGGTGGCTGCTTATACCCCCGGGTCTCGGTATAGTGGCTTTGTGTTTGATTTTCATGGACATTGGGCGATATCTTGAGGAGAAGATAGACCCAAGACTTGGGAGCGGTAAAAATGCTTGA
- a CDS encoding peptide ABC transporter ATP-binding protein: MDNKIIEAVELTVSFRSKKGSVHKAVSDISLSLAPGERLAVVGGSGSGKTTLLRALVGLVKPEKGRVALFGKDLSLLGADELAKARQKCGYVQQDPYGAIPPGLSALDAVCEPAVIAGLDISKEKIRQRAEALLAELGLRGERILRSRAVSLSGGQRQRVQIARALMLSPKILLCDEPTSMQDASTRGEVVEVLEKYAASGTAMIFVTHDLLLAGNAAERIMVMKEGSLCEEGPSEKVLNAPDDPYTVKLINSIPSFDKLVK, translated from the coding sequence ATGGATAATAAAATTATTGAAGCAGTGGAACTGACAGTAAGTTTCAGGTCCAAAAAGGGCTCCGTCCACAAAGCTGTCAGTGATATATCCCTCTCACTGGCGCCCGGGGAGAGACTTGCGGTTGTTGGAGGGTCCGGAAGCGGCAAGACCACTCTGCTGCGTGCCCTTGTCGGACTTGTAAAACCGGAGAAAGGCCGAGTTGCTCTTTTCGGTAAGGATCTCTCCTTGCTTGGTGCAGACGAACTGGCAAAGGCCAGGCAAAAATGTGGGTATGTTCAGCAGGATCCATACGGTGCTATTCCTCCCGGACTTTCGGCACTGGATGCAGTGTGCGAACCGGCAGTTATTGCGGGACTTGATATCAGCAAAGAAAAGATAAGGCAGAGGGCAGAGGCCCTGCTTGCAGAGCTTGGCCTGAGAGGAGAGAGGATACTGAGATCACGTGCTGTTTCCCTTTCCGGCGGACAAAGGCAGAGAGTGCAGATCGCCAGGGCTCTCATGCTCTCTCCGAAGATATTGTTATGCGATGAGCCAACTTCGATGCAGGATGCTTCAACGCGCGGTGAGGTTGTCGAAGTACTGGAAAAATACGCAGCGTCAGGGACTGCGATGATATTTGTCACTCATGACCTTTTACTTGCCGGAAATGCGGCAGAGAGGATAATGGTTATGAAAGAGGGCAGTCTCTGCGAGGAAGGGCCGTCTGAAAAGGTGCTGAATGCTCCTGATGATCCTTATACTGTAAAACTGATCAATTCGATCCCAAGCTTTGACAAGCTTGTAAAGTGA
- a CDS encoding ABC transporter permease, with protein MKNRWFWGRLLSSIGVLAAVLVLNFILFRIMPGDAVSTIIDPNFSPEAKDRLRELYGLDKPLPEQFFIYIKQMLTFSFGLSFLSRKPVWDELISRLPGTLFLMATSMFLSSVLGIWLGIKAALNRGKLAERIVLRAGAVTASFPGFFVQLVLIMLLARTFPIFPLRGSVSIPQPTGAVSITLDYLWHMALPVLSLTLMGFGGWALYVRNLMVKALGEDFVLMARARGLSENRVVYGHAFRTILPPILTILLMSVPGLVSGAVITESVFSLHGVGTFLLEAVSGHDYPSAGAAFYMLALITVISNLLADVVYGLVDPRVRVGGRDQ; from the coding sequence ATGAAGAACAGATGGTTCTGGGGCAGGTTATTATCATCGATAGGGGTCTTGGCCGCTGTATTGGTACTGAACTTCATCCTCTTCAGGATAATGCCCGGTGACGCGGTAAGCACTATCATCGACCCCAATTTTTCTCCTGAGGCAAAGGACAGGCTGAGGGAACTATACGGCCTGGACAAGCCGCTTCCGGAACAGTTTTTTATTTACATCAAGCAGATGCTCACATTCAGCTTCGGACTCTCTTTCCTCAGCAGGAAACCGGTATGGGACGAACTTATCTCCCGTTTGCCCGGAACATTGTTCCTCATGGCGACTTCAATGTTCCTATCCTCGGTTTTAGGTATATGGCTTGGGATCAAGGCCGCATTGAACAGAGGAAAACTCGCTGAGCGGATAGTTTTAAGGGCAGGCGCAGTCACAGCGTCATTTCCCGGATTCTTTGTGCAGCTTGTCCTTATCATGCTTCTTGCACGGACATTCCCGATATTCCCGCTGAGAGGAAGTGTCTCGATCCCTCAGCCGACCGGAGCCGTTTCGATCACACTGGACTATCTTTGGCACATGGCATTGCCTGTCCTCTCCCTCACACTTATGGGATTCGGCGGGTGGGCACTGTATGTTCGCAACCTGATGGTGAAGGCACTGGGGGAAGACTTTGTCCTGATGGCGAGGGCAAGGGGGCTTTCGGAAAACCGAGTGGTCTACGGACATGCCTTCCGGACGATACTTCCGCCGATACTTACTATCCTGCTCATGTCAGTACCCGGACTTGTATCAGGTGCTGTGATCACAGAATCGGTCTTTTCACTGCACGGGGTAGGGACATTCCTGCTTGAAGCAGTCTCAGGCCATGATTATCCTTCCGCAGGTGCTGCATTCTACATGCTGGCCCTGATAACGGTAATATCAAACCTGCTCGCGGATGTTGTATACGGCCTGGTCGATCCGAGGGTGCGCGTAGGAGGCAGGGATCAATGA
- a CDS encoding pyruvate ferredoxin oxidoreductase (catalyzes the formation of acetyl-CoA from pyruvate and coenzyme A), translating to MAGINLKELTKKQNPLTEGHRMCPGCGAPTAVRQALMAVEDPVVVVGATGCLEVSTTVYPYSAWRVPFMHVAFENAGAGVSGVEAAHRVLSRKGLVREKIKFVAFGGDGGTYDIGLQSLSGALERGHDFTYICYNNQGYMNTGAQRSSATPISANATTSPAGSVIPGKLQRAKNLTEIVAAHDIPYVAQTTLHDPMDLIAKVKRAVETPGPAFVNVLVPCPLFWKIDSGDQMKVCKLAADSRFWPVYEVIEGKHVLSYKPKTPVPLEDFLRAQGRYSHLFKKDRERMDLVAQGQADVDREWERLLKKCAG from the coding sequence ATGGCGGGAATTAACCTTAAAGAACTGACAAAAAAACAGAATCCACTTACGGAAGGACACAGGATGTGTCCCGGATGCGGGGCGCCTACGGCGGTGAGACAGGCATTGATGGCTGTCGAAGACCCGGTCGTAGTCGTAGGTGCTACGGGGTGCCTTGAAGTCTCAACTACGGTTTACCCTTACAGTGCATGGAGAGTCCCATTCATGCATGTGGCATTTGAAAACGCCGGTGCGGGAGTATCAGGAGTCGAGGCTGCCCACAGGGTTTTGAGCAGAAAAGGTCTTGTCAGGGAGAAGATAAAGTTTGTTGCGTTTGGCGGCGACGGAGGTACCTATGACATAGGGCTCCAGTCTCTTTCCGGAGCACTTGAAAGAGGGCATGATTTTACATATATCTGCTATAACAACCAGGGCTACATGAATACCGGCGCACAGAGAAGCAGTGCCACACCCATCAGCGCGAATGCAACGACATCGCCTGCAGGAAGCGTGATACCCGGAAAACTCCAGAGGGCCAAAAACCTTACGGAGATAGTCGCCGCGCATGATATTCCATATGTTGCCCAGACAACGCTCCATGACCCGATGGACCTTATCGCCAAGGTCAAAAGGGCTGTCGAGACGCCGGGTCCGGCATTTGTAAATGTACTTGTCCCCTGTCCGCTCTTCTGGAAAATTGATTCCGGGGACCAGATGAAAGTCTGTAAGCTAGCTGCTGACAGCCGTTTCTGGCCCGTATATGAAGTGATAGAAGGAAAACACGTCCTCTCATATAAACCCAAAACCCCGGTCCCTCTGGAAGATTTCCTCAGGGCGCAGGGACGTTACTCCCACCTTTTCAAAAAGGACAGGGAGAGGATGGACCTTGTTGCACAGGGCCAGGCTGATGTCGACAGGGAATGGGAGAGGCTTCTGAAAAAGTGCGCAGGTTAA
- a CDS encoding ABC transporter ATP-binding protein, translating into MLDIKDLTVRYNSMDRVTAAVNGISLSIEKGSFTGLVGESGSGKSTLMTALLGLLPPRTEVTGEILYKGADILRMSESEMRNLRWKEISLVPQGAQNSFTPVMKIKRHIEEVLNVHLGIFGEDAEKEVVRLLEDVGLDAGIKERYPHELSGGQKQRAAIALALACSPALLLADEPTTALDVIVQAEILELLSGLRKSKDLSIILVTHDLPLAAMVCDRLVVMKDGMIAESGTPHELVNYPRHPHTKDLIREMFWQRNKKNG; encoded by the coding sequence ATGCTTGACATAAAAGATCTCACAGTAAGATACAACTCTATGGACAGAGTGACAGCTGCAGTTAACGGTATTTCCCTCAGCATCGAAAAAGGCAGCTTCACGGGTCTTGTGGGAGAGTCGGGCAGTGGCAAGAGCACACTGATGACTGCCCTTCTGGGACTTCTGCCTCCACGTACGGAAGTCACAGGTGAGATCCTATACAAGGGGGCCGATATCCTAAGGATGTCGGAGAGTGAGATGAGAAATTTGCGATGGAAAGAGATATCGCTGGTACCTCAGGGAGCCCAGAATTCGTTTACGCCGGTAATGAAGATCAAAAGGCATATTGAGGAAGTGCTTAACGTACACTTAGGCATATTCGGCGAAGATGCAGAAAAAGAGGTGGTCCGTCTTCTGGAAGATGTCGGGCTTGATGCAGGCATCAAAGAAAGGTATCCCCACGAGCTTTCGGGAGGCCAGAAACAGCGCGCGGCGATCGCTCTTGCTCTTGCGTGCTCTCCCGCACTTCTTCTTGCTGACGAGCCTACTACTGCGCTGGATGTGATAGTGCAGGCCGAAATACTTGAACTGCTTTCCGGGCTTAGAAAAAGCAAAGACCTGTCGATAATTCTTGTCACCCATGACCTGCCGCTGGCTGCGATGGTCTGTGACAGGCTTGTTGTTATGAAGGATGGGATGATCGCAGAGTCGGGCACACCACATGAATTGGTGAATTATCCCCGGCATCCCCATACTAAAGATCTGATCAGGGAAATGTTCTGGCAGAGGAATAAAAAGAATGGATAA
- a CDS encoding MOSC domain-containing protein — protein MEKNGKVYSISVSPQRGQLKKEVPEALFIAGKGIENDGHAGDWGRQVTCLSYESLEKVNRQKGLNMGPGDFAENVLIEGLDLSSLSPGSRIKLGEDAVIEVTQVGKEDHPSIVSRTFGISLLPSEGLFCVVVSGGKVKKGDKAQIESQI, from the coding sequence ATGGAAAAAAATGGAAAGGTCTACTCAATATCTGTCAGTCCTCAAAGAGGACAGCTTAAAAAAGAAGTACCGGAAGCGCTCTTTATTGCCGGTAAGGGGATCGAAAACGACGGACATGCCGGAGACTGGGGACGTCAGGTCACATGTCTCAGTTATGAAAGCCTTGAAAAAGTAAACAGGCAAAAGGGCCTTAACATGGGACCCGGTGATTTTGCGGAGAATGTTTTGATCGAGGGGCTGGATCTCTCTTCTCTTTCACCCGGAAGCAGGATAAAGCTAGGGGAAGATGCAGTTATAGAGGTCACACAGGTAGGCAAGGAGGATCATCCAAGCATCGTGAGCAGAACATTTGGAATCAGCCTGCTGCCTTCAGAGGGTCTTTTTTGCGTAGTTGTTTCAGGAGGAAAAGTGAAAAAAGGCGACAAAGCTCAGATAGAGAGTCAAATTTAA
- a CDS encoding V-type ATP synthase subunit B (produces ATP from ADP in the presence of a proton gradient across the membrane; the B subunit is part of the catalytic core of the ATP synthase complex) — MANAEYIGVKDIEGPFVLVENVSGVGYGELVEIRDSKGRLRHGQVKSLSEKATLVQVFTGTEDLIPNTTKLRFLGKPLEIRLSKNMLGRTFNGLGEPRDGCGETYGGKRVNINGLPLNPMARQYPKDFINTGISAIDTLTTLIRGQKLPIFSGNGLPHNQLAVQIATQAKIMGSDDFAVVFAGIGIKHDDAAYFTQELSNRGHSNNIVTFLNLADDPVIERIATPRMALSTAEYLAYELGLHVLVIITDMTSYCEALREIGVAAGEVPSRKGYPAYLYSDLASLYERAGVVRGVSGSVTQIPILTMPNDDITHPIPDLTGFITEGQIVLSRDLDSRNIYPPIDILTSLSRLMKDGIGKGYTREDHPSVSSQLFASYSRVQEVRSLAGVVGEDELSKNDKMSLEFGKLFEEKFLKQGKEEEREIGYSLDMAWEILSNLPRSELTRVSLTDIQEHIRKYTD, encoded by the coding sequence GTGGCAAACGCTGAATATATCGGAGTAAAAGATATTGAAGGCCCTTTTGTTCTTGTTGAGAACGTAAGCGGTGTAGGTTACGGCGAGCTTGTTGAAATACGTGACAGCAAAGGGCGTCTCCGCCATGGACAGGTAAAGTCCCTGAGCGAAAAAGCCACACTGGTGCAGGTATTCACCGGAACTGAAGACCTCATTCCAAATACGACCAAACTGCGTTTCCTCGGAAAGCCTCTTGAGATCAGGCTCTCAAAAAATATGCTTGGACGTACCTTTAACGGTCTTGGGGAACCGAGAGACGGCTGCGGAGAGACATACGGCGGAAAAAGGGTCAATATCAACGGACTCCCCCTTAATCCAATGGCGCGCCAGTATCCTAAGGACTTTATCAACACAGGGATATCTGCGATAGACACCCTGACGACGCTTATAAGGGGACAAAAGCTCCCTATCTTCTCAGGAAACGGACTGCCGCACAATCAGCTGGCAGTACAGATAGCAACTCAGGCAAAGATCATGGGATCCGACGATTTCGCCGTTGTCTTTGCAGGAATAGGCATCAAGCATGATGACGCGGCTTATTTTACCCAGGAACTATCCAACAGGGGGCACAGCAATAACATAGTAACATTCCTGAACCTTGCCGACGATCCGGTCATCGAGCGTATCGCGACTCCAAGGATGGCGCTGTCGACAGCGGAATATCTTGCTTATGAACTTGGACTGCACGTACTTGTCATCATAACTGACATGACAAGCTACTGCGAAGCCCTGAGAGAAATAGGCGTCGCAGCCGGTGAAGTCCCCAGCCGTAAAGGATACCCTGCCTACCTCTACAGCGACCTCGCATCTCTTTATGAGAGGGCCGGAGTCGTAAGGGGCGTCAGCGGAAGCGTTACACAGATCCCGATACTTACAATGCCCAACGACGATATCACCCACCCTATACCTGACCTGACAGGATTCATAACAGAAGGACAGATAGTTCTGTCAAGAGACCTGGACTCAAGAAACATCTATCCTCCGATAGACATCCTGACGAGTCTTTCGAGGCTTATGAAAGACGGTATAGGCAAAGGATACACAAGGGAAGACCACCCCAGCGTTTCAAGCCAGCTTTTCGCTTCCTACAGCAGGGTCCAGGAAGTACGATCCCTTGCAGGAGTCGTTGGCGAGGACGAGCTTTCCAAAAATGACAAAATGTCATTGGAATTTGGAAAACTATTCGAGGAAAAATTCCTTAAGCAGGGAAAAGAAGAGGAACGTGAGATAGGGTACTCACTTGATATGGCCTGGGAAATACTCAGCAATCTGCCTAGAAGCGAGCTCACAAGAGTCTCACTAACGGATATCCAGGAACACATCAGAAAATACACTGATTGA
- a CDS encoding V-type ATP synthase subunit A, producing the protein MAPNNKEGTVTFVNGPVIKASNMRNFAMREVVNVGPKKLMGEIISMDGDNATIQVYEDTDGLSIYETVTGTGESLSIEVGPGLIGSFFDGIGRPLDALLESEGMYISPGTSVNMLNRDKIWEVTPVAKPGELVTGGTVIATVQETPLLLHKIMAPPDTEGELTWVISKGPHKGGEMVAKIKDAFGREVSIPMIQRWPVRTPRLYRERLLPNEPFVTGQRVIDGLFPIAKGGTACIPGGFGTGKTVTQHQLAKWGDAQVVIYIGCGERGNEMTDVLEQFPVLEDPRSGRPLMERTILIANTSNMPVAAREASIYTGITIAEYFRDMGYDVAIMADSTSRWAEALRELSGRLEEIPAEEGFPAYLPSRLAEFYERAGRVVTLGGENGSITVIGAVSPPGGDFTEPVTRHTKRFIRCFWGLDKNLANARHYPAISWIDSYSEYAEEVNGWFCSNVDPRWGDLRDEVRQILAEDNKVQQVIKLVGEDVLPDDQRLVAFTAFLIKNGYLQQNSFGSDSYSPPSKGFEILEVIMDFYQKALGLVRKGIPISLIKEDESVDSITHLRELSPDDKNGFALVRKRINAHLDRVAAERTRKLGGE; encoded by the coding sequence ATCGCCCCAAATAATAAGGAAGGTACAGTTACCTTCGTCAACGGTCCTGTCATAAAGGCCTCTAATATGCGTAATTTTGCAATGCGTGAAGTTGTTAATGTCGGCCCCAAAAAGCTTATGGGTGAAATAATAAGCATGGACGGCGATAATGCAACTATCCAGGTCTATGAGGACACTGACGGGCTCAGTATCTATGAAACCGTCACCGGCACGGGTGAATCCCTCTCGATCGAGGTGGGTCCCGGACTGATTGGCAGCTTCTTCGATGGGATAGGAAGGCCTCTGGATGCCCTTCTTGAATCTGAGGGAATGTATATTTCTCCGGGCACTTCGGTCAATATGCTGAACCGTGACAAGATCTGGGAGGTGACCCCTGTTGCCAAGCCAGGCGAACTCGTAACAGGAGGAACGGTAATTGCCACAGTACAGGAGACACCTCTACTGCTTCACAAAATAATGGCTCCTCCTGACACTGAGGGCGAACTTACCTGGGTGATCTCAAAAGGCCCTCACAAAGGCGGCGAAATGGTCGCAAAGATCAAAGACGCGTTTGGGCGTGAAGTATCCATACCTATGATCCAGAGATGGCCGGTAAGGACTCCCAGGCTATACAGGGAACGCCTGCTTCCGAACGAGCCCTTCGTGACCGGGCAGAGAGTCATCGACGGACTCTTCCCGATAGCAAAAGGTGGTACGGCATGCATCCCAGGAGGTTTTGGGACAGGAAAGACCGTTACCCAGCATCAGCTTGCAAAATGGGGAGATGCTCAGGTAGTTATTTACATAGGCTGCGGAGAGAGAGGGAACGAAATGACAGACGTTCTTGAACAGTTCCCTGTACTCGAAGATCCCAGATCGGGAAGACCTCTTATGGAACGAACCATCCTGATCGCCAATACATCAAACATGCCTGTTGCGGCCCGCGAAGCGTCAATTTATACTGGGATCACGATCGCCGAATATTTCCGTGACATGGGATATGACGTTGCTATAATGGCAGACTCAACTTCAAGATGGGCCGAAGCCCTTCGCGAACTTTCGGGCCGCCTTGAAGAAATACCTGCCGAAGAAGGGTTCCCTGCCTATCTGCCGAGCAGGCTGGCTGAATTCTATGAAAGAGCCGGACGTGTAGTGACATTAGGCGGAGAAAACGGCAGCATTACTGTAATAGGAGCCGTTTCACCTCCGGGAGGAGACTTTACAGAGCCTGTTACGAGGCACACCAAACGCTTTATCAGATGCTTCTGGGGACTGGACAAAAACCTCGCAAATGCCAGACATTATCCTGCCATTTCCTGGATAGACTCTTACAGTGAATATGCAGAAGAGGTAAACGGATGGTTTTGCTCGAACGTAGATCCCCGATGGGGAGATCTCAGAGACGAGGTCCGTCAGATACTTGCTGAGGATAACAAGGTACAGCAGGTCATAAAGCTGGTCGGAGAGGATGTACTTCCCGACGATCAGAGACTTGTCGCATTTACAGCCTTTTTGATCAAGAACGGATATCTGCAGCAAAATTCCTTCGGTTCAGACTCCTATTCTCCTCCGTCAAAGGGGTTTGAGATACTTGAAGTAATAATGGATTTCTACCAGAAAGCTCTCGGACTGGTCCGCAAGGGCATTCCGATATCCCTTATTAAAGAAGACGAATCAGTCGACTCGATCACACACCTCCGTGAACTCTCACCCGATGACAAAAATGGCTTTGCTCTGGTGAGAAAGAGGATAAACGCTCACCTCGACAGGGTTGCAGCTGAAAGAACAAGAAAGCTTGGAGGTGAGTAG
- the mscL gene encoding large conductance mechanosensitive channel protein MscL, whose product MSVMQDFKNFAMRGNVLDMAVGVIIGAAFGKVIASLVTDILMPPIGLALGGVDFSNLFINLSGTPAATLAEATEAGLPVISYGLFINTIINFLIQAWAIFWVIRFANRMSKPAPAPAPKRKCPFCFSEIDDNATRCPHCTSQL is encoded by the coding sequence ATGTCAGTAATGCAGGATTTTAAGAACTTTGCAATGCGAGGTAATGTTTTGGACATGGCAGTAGGTGTGATAATAGGTGCGGCCTTTGGTAAGGTGATCGCTTCTCTGGTAACCGATATCCTCATGCCGCCGATAGGACTTGCGCTGGGCGGTGTAGATTTTTCCAATCTGTTCATAAATCTTTCAGGGACTCCTGCTGCGACGCTTGCTGAAGCGACAGAAGCCGGTCTGCCTGTAATAAGCTATGGCCTTTTTATCAACACGATCATTAATTTCCTTATTCAGGCATGGGCGATATTCTGGGTCATACGCTTTGCAAACAGAATGTCAAAACCTGCCCCTGCACCGGCTCCCAAGCGTAAATGCCCCTTCTGTTTCTCGGAGATCGATGACAATGCAACAAGGTGCCCCCACTGCACCTCGCAGCTATAG